In the genome of Phycisphaerae bacterium, one region contains:
- a CDS encoding type II secretion system protein, whose translation MENRTHRPCGGTPRRGLTLIELLLVISVLGLLSAILIPALSSGRHAAMDLKCRSGLRTITTSFMDFASESGAGRRGDSDQFAAGQFRLEDFQESIYQVDEFWNDPTEDRVTIDSRTLPLACPASPATLERRSGVPCSRGAVGPRKNISVGFNRRLDTTTRFIDDRAFPQNAYVTEKILNYADVPLVFDVDGEKSAANNVIPYYSAPPLARQDIPDIYSSGRYWIPSFRHRGSMNVAFIGGHVLSSRQPTQEPWWRWDYEPEM comes from the coding sequence ATGGAGAATCGTACACACAGGCCATGCGGCGGCACGCCGCGTCGGGGCCTGACGCTGATTGAGTTGTTACTCGTGATCAGCGTTTTAGGCCTGCTTTCTGCCATCCTGATCCCTGCGCTGAGTTCCGGGCGCCACGCCGCGATGGATCTGAAATGTCGATCGGGCTTGCGCACGATTACGACGAGCTTTATGGACTTTGCGAGCGAAAGCGGCGCGGGTCGGCGCGGCGACAGCGACCAATTTGCCGCGGGACAATTCCGGCTTGAGGATTTCCAGGAGTCCATTTATCAGGTCGACGAATTCTGGAATGACCCGACAGAAGACCGCGTCACGATCGACTCTCGCACGCTCCCGTTGGCCTGCCCGGCGAGCCCGGCGACGCTGGAGCGCCGCTCGGGCGTCCCCTGCAGCCGCGGCGCGGTTGGTCCCCGAAAAAATATCAGCGTCGGCTTTAATCGCCGGCTCGATACGACGACGCGATTCATCGACGACCGCGCGTTCCCGCAGAACGCGTACGTGACCGAAAAAATTCTCAATTACGCCGATGTCCCCCTCGTCTTTGACGTCGATGGCGAGAAATCGGCCGCCAACAATGTCATTCCCTATTACAGCGCGCCGCCGCTGGCGCGCCAGGACATCCCCGACATCTATTCGTCGGGACGATACTGGATCCCCTCCTTCCGTCATCGCGGCAGCATGAATGTCGCCTTCATCGGTGGCCACGTCCTCTCCTCGCGCCAGCCCACGCAGGAGCCATGGTGGCGCTGGGACTATGAACCCGAGATGTGA
- a CDS encoding trypsin-like peptidase domain-containing protein codes for MTRRYQIILALVFAIGVTLVTIASTVAVGHSPGLSTRSSEHPLTSVFDRASAAVVKLYGPGAGREHGYGTGVLVSPDGRIVTALSLMVSTGKVQVILADGRRLDGKLVRSDENRQLALLKIDGGDLPFLAPHASKHLQIGDAVVALGNWFKIAEGREAVSMNRGILSFHGPVATRRLAQQFDYAGPLLIFDAITANPGAAGGPLLDLSGNFVGLVGKIVEAENTFTRINFALPAEELTAFLGGEVASRPAGTSPDRPASVEGQKPYIGIKLAKLGYRHVSAFVDRVRPGSPAETAGVRADDLILAIDGRRISSAESYEEVIRELVPGQSVPLTIKRGAQLITLNVTVGAEP; via the coding sequence ATGACGCGGCGTTACCAGATCATTCTGGCTTTGGTGTTCGCCATCGGCGTCACCTTGGTCACCATTGCTTCGACCGTCGCCGTCGGCCATTCGCCGGGTCTATCCACCCGCTCGTCGGAGCACCCGCTAACATCAGTTTTTGATCGCGCCAGCGCCGCGGTCGTGAAGCTTTATGGACCGGGCGCAGGCCGTGAGCACGGCTACGGCACGGGCGTCCTGGTCTCGCCGGACGGACGTATCGTTACGGCCTTGTCGCTCATGGTCAGCACGGGCAAGGTGCAGGTCATCCTGGCGGACGGTCGGCGACTCGACGGAAAGCTGGTGCGGTCGGACGAGAACCGGCAGCTCGCACTCCTCAAGATTGACGGCGGCGACTTGCCATTTCTTGCCCCGCACGCTTCCAAGCACCTTCAGATTGGAGACGCCGTCGTCGCCCTCGGGAATTGGTTCAAGATCGCCGAAGGCCGCGAGGCCGTGTCGATGAACCGCGGGATACTCAGCTTTCACGGCCCCGTCGCCACGCGCCGACTCGCGCAACAGTTCGATTACGCCGGCCCCCTGCTGATATTCGACGCCATCACGGCCAATCCCGGAGCGGCGGGTGGTCCACTCCTGGACTTGAGCGGGAACTTCGTCGGCCTGGTAGGCAAGATCGTCGAGGCGGAAAACACGTTCACGCGAATCAACTTCGCGCTTCCCGCCGAAGAACTCACGGCCTTCCTCGGTGGCGAGGTGGCATCCCGCCCAGCGGGGACCAGCCCCGATCGACCTGCCAGCGTGGAAGGCCAAAAGCCCTATATTGGGATCAAGCTTGCCAAACTCGGTTATCGCCACGTCTCCGCCTTCGTGGATCGCGTTCGCCCCGGCTCGCCCGCCGAAACCGCGGGTGTGCGGGCCGACGACTTGATACTCGCTATTGACGGCCGGCGAATCTCCTCGGCTGAAAGCTATGAGGAGGTCATTCGCGAATTGGTGCCCGGCCAGTCCGTACCCCTGACCATCAAGCGCGGCGCGCAGTTGATTACGCTGAACGTCACCGTCGGAGCAGAGCCATGA
- a CDS encoding trypsin-like peptidase domain-containing protein, whose product MSATFMHALVGLAGAAIHASPDAVEHARDLGQAIRSAVETVAPFVVTLETVGGAQPVREGGRGRMEERFRLADGPTTGIILSSDGLILTSSFNFAREPTVITVTLSDGRRFVAKLLARDFIRRLALVKIDATDLPAAQWAARTDVRVGQYAIACGRALGGEVPSVSLGIVSAVARRNGLAMQTDAKTSPVNYGGPLIDIEGRVLGLIVPMAGAGGQIEGVGWYDSGIGFAIYKDKVDAVLARLTAGEVIEPGKIGVLLGPDEEDAIPFLEELFPQARGVRIEAVADPSPAAQADLQPGDIIIALEGQHVGDLLSLQRKLSDRAAGEEVTITLKRRWQRIDIRVRLARPSEIGNFPEPPQPEPTTTQPSADEESDPQPTSRPSTD is encoded by the coding sequence ATGAGCGCGACCTTCATGCACGCCCTGGTGGGACTAGCAGGTGCCGCGATTCACGCGTCGCCCGATGCCGTCGAACACGCTCGCGATCTGGGACAGGCCATTCGCAGCGCCGTGGAAACCGTCGCCCCATTCGTGGTTACCCTGGAGACCGTCGGCGGTGCACAGCCGGTTCGAGAAGGCGGGCGCGGACGGATGGAGGAGCGGTTTCGGCTCGCTGACGGGCCTACCACGGGAATCATACTCTCCTCCGACGGTCTCATCCTGACCAGCAGCTTCAATTTCGCTCGCGAGCCGACCGTGATCACAGTCACGCTCTCGGACGGTCGCCGCTTCGTCGCCAAGCTACTCGCCCGCGATTTCATCCGCCGCCTGGCGCTCGTGAAAATCGACGCGACAGACCTTCCCGCGGCGCAGTGGGCGGCGCGCACGGACGTCCGGGTCGGCCAATACGCCATCGCGTGCGGTCGGGCGCTGGGCGGAGAGGTGCCGTCGGTTTCCCTGGGCATTGTCAGCGCGGTGGCCCGCCGCAATGGCCTGGCCATGCAAACCGACGCCAAGACATCCCCTGTCAATTACGGCGGCCCGCTGATCGACATCGAAGGGCGAGTGCTCGGACTGATCGTGCCCATGGCCGGCGCCGGGGGTCAAATCGAAGGCGTCGGCTGGTACGATAGCGGGATCGGCTTTGCGATCTACAAGGACAAGGTGGATGCCGTGCTTGCCCGCCTGACGGCGGGCGAGGTCATCGAACCGGGCAAGATCGGCGTCCTCCTGGGGCCGGACGAGGAGGACGCAATTCCGTTTCTGGAGGAGCTGTTTCCGCAGGCCCGCGGCGTCCGGATCGAGGCCGTCGCCGATCCCTCCCCCGCGGCGCAAGCAGACCTGCAACCCGGCGATATCATCATCGCGCTCGAAGGCCAGCACGTGGGCGATCTTCTGAGTTTGCAGCGAAAGCTGAGCGATCGTGCGGCCGGAGAAGAGGTCACCATTACCCTCAAACGCCGCTGGCAGCGCATCGACATTAGGGTGAGGCTGGCGCGACCATCGGAAATCGGAAACTTCCCCGAACCACCCCAACCAGAGCCGACGACGACTCAGCCCTCCGCGGATGAAGAGAGCGATCCACAACCGACGAGCCGTCCCTCAACGGATTAG
- a CDS encoding NPCBM/NEW2 domain-containing protein, producing MIGLCTTLLLVMAADRPAAATQPAAQVLTVEGAQLDIQIDSIQTDVLRYHTPKGSGEIPLSNLERVMLNSTPQEPNARSAGTFCTFYLTDGGVLEGVLLKPEDESGRDLRVDVGLKEPLVLRLDALAGIRFGRPNHGAAEAEFDSRLAQRAAGRDLLVVPQGSKAVVLPGALERLEPDRWTFRFGDKLQVASLDKAFGVVLGGVRPPSKTGSATLNLAGRNRIVGQIRSADHTSIAIDAGPLGQISLPWDAVSTIALRSDRVVYVSELEPSTTTQRSLFDVSWPPRRDTSVTGGPLVLNGRSHSRGLGVHADTILSYKLDGGFDRFLSTIGIDDSAAGGAAVFRVRGDDRVLYKSDVMTARESESIAVDVHGVRELTLECLAGPELDLADHGDWADARLIRASAGPAD from the coding sequence GTGATCGGCCTCTGCACGACGCTATTACTCGTGATGGCGGCGGACCGACCGGCGGCCGCCACGCAACCGGCCGCGCAAGTCCTGACGGTCGAGGGCGCCCAACTCGATATCCAGATCGATTCGATCCAGACTGACGTGTTACGGTACCACACACCCAAGGGAAGCGGGGAGATTCCCCTGTCGAACCTGGAACGCGTTATGCTGAATTCGACTCCCCAGGAACCGAATGCGCGCTCCGCAGGGACGTTCTGCACTTTTTACCTCACCGATGGTGGAGTGCTGGAAGGCGTCCTGCTAAAACCCGAGGACGAGTCCGGCCGGGACCTGCGCGTCGATGTCGGCCTTAAAGAGCCGCTGGTACTGAGACTGGACGCATTGGCGGGTATCCGATTCGGCCGGCCTAACCATGGCGCCGCCGAGGCGGAATTTGATTCCCGGCTAGCGCAGCGCGCTGCGGGCCGCGATCTGCTCGTGGTGCCGCAGGGGTCCAAGGCCGTCGTTCTGCCGGGCGCGCTCGAGCGCCTCGAACCTGATCGATGGACGTTTCGATTCGGTGACAAGCTGCAGGTCGCATCACTGGATAAGGCGTTCGGCGTGGTGCTCGGGGGCGTCAGGCCTCCTTCCAAAACCGGTTCCGCCACGCTGAACCTGGCCGGGCGTAACCGAATCGTCGGGCAAATCCGTTCCGCGGACCACACGTCGATTGCGATCGATGCCGGACCATTGGGTCAAATAAGTCTCCCCTGGGACGCGGTCTCGACGATCGCCCTGCGGAGCGACCGCGTCGTTTATGTCTCCGAGCTGGAGCCATCCACAACAACGCAACGATCGCTGTTCGACGTTTCCTGGCCGCCCCGCCGCGATACAAGCGTGACCGGCGGCCCCCTTGTCCTGAACGGGCGGAGCCACTCCAGGGGACTCGGCGTACACGCCGACACTATTTTGTCGTACAAGCTTGATGGTGGTTTCGATCGGTTCCTCTCAACGATCGGCATTGATGACAGCGCCGCCGGCGGGGCCGCCGTCTTTCGAGTGCGCGGCGATGACCGTGTACTTTACAAATCCGACGTCATGACCGCGCGTGAATCTGAGTCCATCGCCGTCGACGTGCACGGGGTACGCGAACTGACTCTGGAATGTCTCGCCGGGCCGGAACTCGATCTGGCGGATCACGGCGATTGGGCTGATGCGCGGTTGATCCGCGCCTCGGCGGGACCGGCCGACTAA
- a CDS encoding sigma-54 dependent transcriptional regulator, translating to MPRIMIVEDERVLAKNFREKLSAAGYEVAMVHSAKDAEATVGSFAPDVIILDLRLPDGDGLQLLPRLKEDEPSMQVIVVTAHGSERVAVEAMRAGAYEYLTKPVDLEELSIVVSRALDHQQMSDNLRFLRNREEVTSGLDRIIGESDAIRNLKETIRRLTRSDALRLPNPPTVLITGETGTGKDLVARAIHYHGPRRSRPMIHVNCTALPPTLFESELFGHARGAFTSAAQAKRGLFEVAHGGTIFLDEIGHLDAETQAKLLLAVEQRQIRPVGSTETRSIDVHVIAATNRDLHGAVASGQFRADLYHRLRVVEIQLEPLRNRKQDILPLVAFFLAAHCRRFGLTAKTLSSEAMNLLTRYQWPGNVRELSHLIESTVLQVDGDVIESGDLRLTGPSHGGDIRIDLPGGRTVRVDFEKAEPKLDEIEQILLTSAFEFTGHNLSRAARILGITREALRYRLHKHADAVPHEE from the coding sequence ATGCCAAGAATTATGATAGTTGAGGACGAGCGGGTGCTCGCGAAGAATTTTCGCGAAAAGCTTTCCGCCGCGGGTTACGAAGTCGCGATGGTCCATAGCGCGAAAGACGCCGAGGCGACGGTCGGCTCCTTCGCACCGGACGTGATCATTCTCGATCTTCGATTGCCGGACGGCGACGGGCTGCAACTGCTGCCCCGTCTCAAGGAGGATGAGCCCTCCATGCAGGTCATCGTCGTCACGGCCCACGGTAGCGAACGGGTCGCCGTTGAAGCCATGCGCGCAGGAGCCTACGAATACCTGACCAAGCCCGTCGACCTGGAGGAATTGTCCATCGTGGTCAGCCGCGCGCTGGACCACCAGCAGATGAGCGACAACCTCCGTTTTCTTCGGAATCGCGAGGAAGTGACCAGCGGACTGGACCGTATCATCGGGGAATCCGACGCCATTCGAAATTTGAAGGAAACGATCCGCCGCTTGACGCGCAGCGACGCCCTCCGCCTCCCGAATCCTCCGACCGTGCTGATCACGGGTGAGACCGGCACCGGCAAGGACCTGGTGGCGCGAGCGATTCACTATCACGGTCCACGCCGGTCACGACCCATGATCCACGTGAACTGTACAGCCCTGCCGCCGACGCTGTTTGAGTCCGAGCTCTTCGGGCACGCGCGCGGGGCCTTCACCAGCGCCGCGCAGGCCAAGCGGGGACTCTTCGAGGTCGCCCATGGCGGGACGATTTTCCTCGATGAGATCGGACATCTCGACGCGGAGACGCAGGCGAAGCTGCTTCTGGCTGTCGAGCAGCGGCAAATCCGGCCGGTCGGATCGACGGAAACCCGCTCCATCGACGTCCACGTCATTGCGGCGACCAATCGCGATCTGCACGGGGCCGTTGCGTCGGGTCAGTTCCGGGCGGACCTCTACCACCGGCTCCGCGTCGTGGAGATTCAGCTTGAGCCGCTGCGCAATCGAAAGCAGGATATCCTGCCGTTGGTGGCGTTTTTCTTGGCTGCTCATTGCCGTCGGTTCGGGCTCACCGCCAAGACGCTCTCCTCTGAAGCGATGAACCTCCTGACGCGTTACCAGTGGCCGGGCAATGTCCGCGAACTTAGCCACCTTATCGAAAGCACCGTCCTTCAAGTGGACGGCGACGTCATCGAATCCGGAGACCTGCGCCTGACCGGCCCGAGCCACGGAGGCGATATTCGCATCGACTTGCCCGGTGGAAGGACGGTGCGGGTAGATTTTGAAAAGGCCGAGCCCAAGCTCGATGAAATTGAGCAGATTCTCCTGACTTCGGCCTTTGAGTTTACGGGTCACAACCTGAGCCGAGCGGCTCGGATTCTGGGTATTACGCGCGAGGCGCTTCGGTATCGGCTCCACAAGCATGCGGACGCCGTGCCCCATGAGGAGTAG
- a CDS encoding trypsin-like peptidase domain-containing protein — protein sequence MHRKCEWRITNCEYGSPCALRVASLFALFHLLFASGAAASPAPSVRAAEAARIELIQRLSPSVASLFTKDNHIGGGSGVIIDAEGYGLTNFHVVAPMLPQRLGDVGLHDGKLREIEVLGMDPGGDVAVFRFTKRESFTAVEFGDANDLRIGDPCVALGNPFGLADDYTPTATLGIVSGLHRYQAGTRGALTYSDCIQVDTSINPGNSGGPLFDLNGRLVGINGRVAIEERGRVNVGVGFAITINQIRRFLPALRAGLSPAHGSAGFIAADADGGIVIDQVEDGSVAYRAGIRNGDRLVRFAGVDIQSANHFLSLLGTFPADWPVEMIYRRLEKTEKVRFRLDALPLPDLTRGRQSPAANRFDPYAETAVTRSANREAVRKALKSYARAMGGADGLDDIQILVYRGKRFLVSKPGDAGAAFAFTHQRPAKVQIEPTAPPDAIEEAIRWRLLQAAADKPDRDCKVVGGDEIRGNIAVVIEDKIGTDFSFTAAFDDANGRLLAVEFNHATSGKRVRYEYDDYRRVRQGRSSTGALKLPYRRWTLLDDTPFAEDQFEVIQIQEKPQ from the coding sequence ATGCACCGCAAATGCGAATGGCGAATAACGAATTGCGAATACGGGAGTCCATGCGCGCTCCGGGTCGCTTCACTCTTTGCACTTTTTCATTTGCTGTTTGCTTCGGGCGCCGCCGCATCTCCCGCGCCCTCGGTTCGCGCGGCCGAGGCCGCCCGTATTGAACTTATCCAGCGACTTTCGCCTTCCGTCGCCAGCCTGTTTACAAAGGACAACCATATCGGCGGCGGGTCGGGAGTCATTATCGATGCCGAGGGGTACGGGCTGACCAACTTTCACGTCGTCGCGCCGATGCTTCCCCAACGTCTGGGCGACGTGGGATTGCACGATGGCAAACTTCGAGAGATCGAAGTCCTTGGCATGGACCCCGGAGGAGATGTCGCCGTTTTTCGCTTCACCAAGCGAGAGTCGTTCACCGCGGTGGAGTTCGGCGACGCCAACGACCTTCGCATTGGCGATCCCTGCGTCGCCCTCGGCAATCCATTTGGCCTGGCCGACGATTACACACCCACCGCGACGCTCGGCATCGTTTCGGGATTGCACCGATACCAGGCAGGGACCCGTGGCGCGCTGACCTATTCCGATTGCATTCAGGTCGATACGTCGATCAACCCCGGCAACTCCGGCGGCCCGCTCTTTGACCTGAACGGCCGTCTCGTCGGCATCAACGGGCGCGTCGCCATCGAGGAGCGCGGGCGGGTCAACGTCGGAGTCGGGTTTGCCATCACCATCAACCAGATTCGACGCTTTCTTCCGGCCCTTCGCGCCGGGCTCTCACCGGCCCACGGATCAGCCGGGTTCATCGCCGCCGATGCGGACGGTGGAATCGTCATTGACCAGGTCGAGGATGGCTCGGTCGCGTATCGCGCCGGAATCCGAAACGGAGATCGACTGGTGCGGTTCGCCGGCGTCGATATCCAAAGCGCTAATCATTTCCTTTCGCTCCTGGGAACGTTTCCCGCCGATTGGCCCGTGGAGATGATCTACCGCCGTCTCGAAAAAACCGAAAAGGTCCGGTTTCGTTTGGATGCCCTGCCGCTTCCTGATCTGACGCGAGGACGGCAAAGTCCCGCCGCAAACCGCTTCGATCCCTATGCCGAGACTGCCGTCACCCGAAGCGCCAATCGCGAGGCGGTACGCAAGGCCTTGAAGTCGTATGCCCGGGCGATGGGCGGGGCCGACGGTCTCGACGATATTCAGATCCTCGTCTATCGCGGGAAGAGGTTTCTCGTTTCCAAACCGGGTGATGCGGGAGCGGCCTTTGCATTCACCCACCAGCGGCCTGCCAAAGTTCAAATCGAGCCGACTGCCCCACCCGACGCGATCGAAGAGGCGATACGCTGGCGGCTCCTGCAAGCGGCGGCGGACAAGCCCGACCGGGACTGCAAAGTGGTGGGTGGGGACGAAATTCGCGGGAATATCGCGGTCGTGATCGAAGACAAGATCGGCACGGATTTTTCATTCACGGCCGCTTTCGATGATGCCAATGGCCGCTTGCTGGCCGTCGAATTCAACCACGCGACCAGTGGAAAGCGAGTCCGTTACGAGTACGACGACTATCGGCGGGTCCGCCAGGGCCGGTCTTCGACCGGCGCGCTGAAGCTGCCCTATCGCCGCTGGACACTCCTGGACGACACCCCGTTCGCGGAGGATCAGTTTGAGGTGATCCAGATACAGGAAAAACCGCAATGA